The genomic interval GCACGCCGGTCAGCAGCGACGCGTAGATGTCCCGGAAGTCGACGGTGTGCTTGAGGTCGCCGTCGTCGAGGTCGGTGAGGCTGGGAGGTTCGCCGTGCAGGCCACCGCGAACGCCGTCGCCGAGCAGGAAGACGTCCGAGGCGGTGCCGTGGTCGGTGCCGTCGGAGGCGTTGGCCCGTACGCGGCGGCCGAACTCGGAGTAGACAGCGACGACGACACCCCGGCCGGACATCCGATCGGCGAACGCGGTCAACGGTCCGTCCAGCCGGGCGAGCTGCGCCTGCTGGACGTCCCGGCCGCCGGCGTGCAGGTCGAAGCCGCCGAGGGAGACCGAGTAGACGCGTGTTGCGGCGCCGGCCTCGATGCACCGGGTGACCAGCGCGAGCTGCCTGTCCAGGGGCGCCGCGGCGCCACCGGTGGCGGTCGCGGGCTGGTCGCTGTCGTCGTCGGCCGGTGTCTCGCCGCCGACCTGCGCCATCAGGTCCCGCACCCGCACGAGGTCGGCGAAGCAGGCCGCGGCGCGGGCCTGGGACGGGGACTCGCCGGGCGCCGGTGTGCCGAGCGCTTTCAGCACGGCGGGGCCGGCCGACTTGGGCAGCGCGAGGGTGCCGCCGGGAACGGTTGCCCCGGCACTGGTCGCCCCGGCCAGCAGGGGCGGCAGGACCGGCTCGAACGAGACGGCCAGGCGTGGGTCGCCGCCCGCCGAGTCGAGCCAGCGGCCGAGCCAGCCGGTGGTGCCGGGCCGGTCGGGCTGGGCGGTCTGCCAGATGTCCATCGACTGGAAGTGGCTGCGGTTCGGCCTCGGGTAGCCGACCCCGCGGATCACGGCGAGCCGGTTCTCGCCGAACAGCCGGTGCAGGCCGGGCAGGCCGGGGTTGAGCGCGACGCCGTCGCCGAGACCGAGCAGGGCCTCCGGCTCGTACGTCATCCCGGCCCGCGCGGCCGCGTACGCCGGATCTTCGTACGGGACCACGGTGTTGAGCCCGTCGTTGCCGCCGTACAGGGTGACCATGACGAGGGTCTTCGCGGCCGGGTCCCGGTCGCCGGCGGTGCGCAGGATGTCGCCCAGGCCGAGCGTGGTCGCGCCCGCGGCCAGGGCCGCGCCGCCGGTGATGCCGCCGGCGATCAGGAAACGGCGCCGGGTGAGGGTGTCCATGCTCTCGCGTTCCTCTCAGTGGACGGCGTATTCGGGGCTGGCCAGGCCGAGGGCCAGTAGCCGGCGAGGGTCGCGGACGTCGCCCAGCGCGGCACGGGTGCGATCGGTCCAGCTGTCGACGGCGAGCATCGCGGCGAGCGCGTCGAGCCGGTCGCGGCCCGTCAGTCGGTCGGTTGCGGCGGGTGCGAGCTCCGCGAGGCGCTGCCCGGCGCGCAGCCGGGTGAGTGTGGACGAGGTGGTCAGCCAGGCCGGGCCGGCCGGCCAGCCACCGACCGACGGCGGCGCGAAGGGCACCTGCCCGAGCTCGCGCAGCACCGCAGGCATCAGCTTCTGCCCGGCGGCGGCCGGGACGGCCAATTGGCGGGCCGCGCCCACCAGCCATTCGACCGGCTGCTTGACCAGGGTCCCAGCCGTCGCCGCGAACTCGGGTGTCCGGCACATCGCGGAGATCAGCGCGGTGGTGTTACGGCCCGCCGGAAGAATCGTCGCCGGCAGCG from Paractinoplanes brasiliensis carries:
- a CDS encoding DUF1501 domain-containing protein, which produces MDTLTRRRFLIAGGITGGAALAAGATTLGLGDILRTAGDRDPAAKTLVMVTLYGGNDGLNTVVPYEDPAYAAARAGMTYEPEALLGLGDGVALNPGLPGLHRLFGENRLAVIRGVGYPRPNRSHFQSMDIWQTAQPDRPGTTGWLGRWLDSAGGDPRLAVSFEPVLPPLLAGATSAGATVPGGTLALPKSAGPAVLKALGTPAPGESPSQARAAACFADLVRVRDLMAQVGGETPADDDSDQPATATGGAAAPLDRQLALVTRCIEAGAATRVYSVSLGGFDLHAGGRDVQQAQLARLDGPLTAFADRMSGRGVVVAVYSEFGRRVRANASDGTDHGTASDVFLLGDGVRGGLHGEPPSLTDLDDGDLKHTVDFRDIYASLLTGVLGADPDRILGGWTGHLDGVLGTMGR